GTACAAAGGGATACACTCTCCCCGGGAAAAAACTCTCAAACGAGATCTCCGTCAGCTTCGGATACAGAATCGCATTTACTTCGCCAAGCCCAGCTACCGTATAGGATTTGCCTTCACCGATATCCTTGACGTCAATCTGCTCGGGGTTTACCGGAAATCGGAAAACCTCCTCCTGGTTATTGAAGCTCAGAAAAAATCCATAATCGCTCATGCTACAGATACACCCCCTCCGCACTGGACACAAACTGCTCTTCCAGCGTTCGGTTAATTCTCGACATGATGGTATCCAGATCGGCTCCGGAGTTAATATCTCCTGTTGTCATCTGCACGGTCGGTGTCAGGGTGATCATATTGCTGATTGCATTCACTTCCGCCAAATCGCGCATGACTTTCAGATCCTCACTCGCCACGTCCACCGAGTTATCCACTTTACCAATGGAATCGATGCTGCCCCCTGCAGGGGCTACCGGGATTGGAGCCGTTGGCATAGCGGGCATAGCAGGCATGGACGGGGTCGGGGTAGTTTTCGGAACGGTAACATCGTATCCGGTTTTTCCCGTATTGTACTGTTTTAAAAGATCCTCGTTGTTTTTACCCAGGTTCTTATCCGGCATGAATTTATCCTTAAATGTATCCATGGAGAAATCTTCTATGCCTTTCTGTCCGGTGTCTTTGAAATTCGTAAAGTCTGCCTTATACTCAATCTCGGCGATTTGCTTGGTATCCACACCAAGGACCTTGCCAAAAAAGCCCGCTACCGCGTTAACACCTTTAATGATGCCGTTAATGACGGAAATGACAGTGTTCACCGTGTTTTGCGCCAGGTCGACAATGAAGCCGAATACGTTGCTGAATATTTGCTTAAGGCCCAGTGTCACCACTTTCCAAGCCCCGAACGCGGCCATAGCAGCGATAATTAAAGAAATTAATAGCATAAGAGGATTTGCTTTGATAACCATATTAAATATTCTCATCGCTCCTGCAGCGATGTTCGTAATCGTGGCCATCACGGATTGAGCTGCCGCAAACGCGTAAGCCGATATCCTCCCCATGATCAAACTTGCATTTAACATCGCGAAAAAAACACCCACTAAAGCAATAACAGGAAGCAACCCCATAAATATAGTGATCAGATTCCAAATGGTGTTACCGACTCCCGCGATCGTTGCTTTAATGAATTCCCAGGCTGGAGGGATCATTTGCGCTACCCACAAAAACCCCTCAGCAATTACGGTTAATCCTATGGATATAGCATCAATAAAAGGCTGGAAAGTCCCGTTTTCAAAAGCTGCATTCAACATATCCAGAATTGGCATGATTGCAGCTAATGCGCCACCCCCCATCTGAACAAAAGAATTGTTGACGGATCCCATTAGTTGCTGCCACTTATTTACAGGCGAATCCAGCATGGCATCCATAGCTTCCTGTGTCATCCCTGATTTTTGCAGCAGTTTGTCCATGGATGAAAGAAATGCAGTAAAATTCCCTTTAGATGATATGATTTCTGCATTAAAGCTTTTAATCTGGGAATCAGGAATATTAAAATCTTTAGCTAGAGAGCTGGTATCGCCACGCATCGCACTCATAATCGCCCCTGTTGCATCTTTTGAACTCTTGCCGTCTGTTGATAGTGTGCTCATTCGATCAGCGAAGCCATTTAATTGCGCAATTTGATCTGAGTTTTTAGTCATTGACATGAACGTTAAAGCATTATTTAACGAATCATTAACATCTAACCCGGTTTTCAATGCATTCTGTTTGACGTTCTCGAATATAGCTGAACCTACCTCGGCATCACCAGTCTTAACTTTAAAGAAGTCTTCCGTTACTTGTTCTTTTGCTGCTGGAATAATCGTCATTTTCGCAACAAAATCGGCCGCTTTATATGCGGATTTTAACAATTTAAAAGCATTCCCAAGCTTACTGGCTTTCTTTTCCCCTTGCTCAATCCGTTCATTAAGCTGCTCTTGTTCTGCTGCTGCCTCAGCAATTTGATCAACAGTTTGTTGAAAGCTGTTTTCAAGCTGTAACAACTGATTCACGATCATTTCATTAGCCAAATTATTTAAGCGCATGAGTGCATCCTTTACACTCGCCATTCCTTCACCCCCTTTTCTACAACCTATCTCCGCTTCCGGACTCGCTCGCGCTTCTCCTTCTCCACCCGCATCGAGATCATGGCATAGACGGCGGCCCGTTCCCGGACCGTCATCGCCATGAGCTGATGAGGAAGGATGTGCAGTTCATGGAGGGCGTAGTACGCATAGTTCGCATCACCGTCGCCCTCTTTGATTAGTTTTTTACGTCATCCACCAGTTCGTTCATATCCCGGTCAAAACCGTTCAGGGCTTGCACCCGCTCGCCAAGCGCGGCGAACTCGCCGGGCAGCAGCATTTTGCGGAGCAGGGATTCTGCACCGAGAACGCCGTAGGATTTTTGCAGCTCGCTGTTTTTCAAATCCGGGTAAATGACGCTCGATACCATCAGCTTCGCCATATAGTCATTCGGATCGATTTCCGGCGTGAATACGCCGTTCTTGCCTCTGACCTTTCGGGTAGCTGCTTTTCGGCACTCCTGGTTCTCTTCCTCCGTGATGCTGCGCAGCTTCCAAGGCACAGGACTCCCTTCAGGATCCTTAAAACGAACAGAGACCACGAATTCCTCCGTGATCTCCGCAGACGACTGCCCAGCAAAAAACATACTAAAATCGCTCATATTCCTTCCTCCTCATTCAATGTTGAATATTAGGCCAATGGGTTAAACGGCGTCTCAATCCGCACATTCTCAAACGTGAAGGCCACTTCTTCCTCCAGGGCCTCCGCTTCGGTGTCGAGAGAAGCCATAATCACGCTGTCAAGGTTGACCCCTTCCAGAATCACCGTCTGACGCCCCGTCGACGAACCCGGATCCTCATTGCGCACTTCAATCATGAAGTAGGCGTCTTTGCCGGTTTGGATGTATTCCATCATCAGTTCACGGAACAGCGAAGTCACATAATAAATGGTCATCGTGCCGCTGCCCTTCCAGCCAATGGCTTTATGCTGTACTGCGCGTTGGCCCATCGTTTTCAGCTCGGCTTTTTCCTTCTCCACCGTAGCTTCCAGTGTTTTAATGTAGAACATTTCCTCCATACGCTCGCCAATTTTGACGAATGCCTTGCCCTCTTGCCCCGAAATCGTATCGCTTGCCCGTAAAAATGCCATCTTAGACCACCTTCACTTTCATGTATACTTTTTCAATTGCATCCACTGGCTGTACCTTGATATCCACAAACAGCACATCGCCTTCTGTACCCGGCGTCACCACAATATCTTCGTTCGCATCGAAATTTTGAATAGCCCCGATATTCTGCAAAGATGCAAAATACGCCGCGCATTCCGCCCAAAACAGCGTCCGGCCATCCACATTGTTGTCTACCTTCCCGATGTAGGACTTCTCAAAAATCAGCTTCAGATCATTCGCAATGC
This Paenibacillus sp. JZ16 DNA region includes the following protein-coding sequences:
- a CDS encoding phage tail assembly chaperone, whose product is MSDFSMFFAGQSSAEITEEFVVSVRFKDPEGSPVPWKLRSITEEENQECRKAATRKVRGKNGVFTPEIDPNDYMAKLMVSSVIYPDLKNSELQKSYGVLGAESLLRKMLLPGEFAALGERVQALNGFDRDMNELVDDVKN
- a CDS encoding phage tail tube protein — protein: MAFLRASDTISGQEGKAFVKIGERMEEMFYIKTLEATVEKEKAELKTMGQRAVQHKAIGWKGSGTMTIYYVTSLFRELMMEYIQTGKDAYFMIEVRNEDPGSSTGRQTVILEGVNLDSVIMASLDTEAEALEEEVAFTFENVRIETPFNPLA